TCCCGATATCTTCTGCTTCAACTTCATCATGCGGATATCGCGCTCAGCCTGATTGTCAGGGTTGTTTTACGTTACTCCTAGAAAAAATAGGATGGTTCTACTGACCAACAGTAGAGAGACCGATGAGCCATCTAATCGATACTTTGAAGCAAGTCCCGGATTTCCGCAGTGCCCATGGCCGTATTCATCCGTTATGGCTGCTGTTGCTATTGATGGTGATGGGCATGCTTGCTGGATATCAAGGGTACCGTCCGTTAGAAACCTTTGTGAGCGATTATCGCCAGCCTTTAAGTGAGCTATTGGGGCTTGAGAGCCTCGAAGTTCCGTCTCACTGTACCTTTCGTCGAGTGATGAAGGGTCTTGACTTCCAAGCGTTGAGCCACCAATTTGAAGCATGGATGCTCTCGAAAGCCCAGACTCACTCTCCCGATAATTATGCAGCCTCCATTGATGGCAAACGGATTCGTCAGGGGCTGACAGATGCCAAGGGGAAGCAGCGTTTTGTAGGGTTGGTGAGTTTATTTGCGGTGGAAGCAGGCATCACCCTCAAGCTCGAAGCCCTCACTCAGGAGGATAATAGCGAAATCAAAGTCGTCCAGGCTTTGTTGGAAACCCTTCAACTCGATGGCTTGCTGATTACCATGGATGCCTTACACGCCCAAAAAACACTTGAGAAGATTGTGGCCTCGGGTAACGACTATCTTGTGGCGGTCAAATCCAATCAGGGAAGACTTTACGACCACCTCCAGACTTACTTTGAGTGTCTTAAACCCATGGCTGAGCACATCCACTCCGCCCAAAGTAGAGGACGAGATGAACATCGGTGTATACAGGTTTATGAGCCTGTCGGCATAGCCTTACAGGAATGGGAGGCAATTCGCTCTGTGCTTTGTGTCCAACGATGGGGCACAAAGCAAAGGAAAGGAGTATCACAATACGGCCTATTACATCAGTTCAGCTGCCACCTCACCCCAGCATTGGCAATCTCTGGTCCGAGAACATTGGGGCATTGAAAATCGGTTGCATTGGCCGAAGGATGTTGTTTTTGGCGAAGATGATTATCGACTCGAAGATGAACAAGCACTGCTCAATTGGTCAGTGCTTAGAACTATTGGGATTAATATCCTGCGGCTAAACGACTATCAATCCCTCAAAACCGCGATGACTAAGCTTGCTAATCGGGTCGATATTATTTTTTCGCTGCTAACTTAAAACAGCCCTGGCCTGATTGTTATCAAAAGGCACCTGAAAATCATACATAAACGCCAAGACAGCAGCTTGGTGCTTTCGAAGTCGGTCGAGCAAGTTTTTGGGTGTACTCTGCTTCTGCTTGCCTCGTTTCTTGGGTGCATTTTCATCGACGGTTGGCATTGGATTATGCTTGAATCCATCGGCTAACACTTGGCGATACCGCTGCTCAAACGCCTCGACTTGTCTCGCATCGAGAACGCTTAAGTGTTCAGCTTTTGCCCGCTCTACCTCAGCTTTGATATCTAGCAGCAGTGAGATCATCTCCTCAGCCCAAGGTTGTTTGTAGCGTTCAACAATAAATCGGAGTTCGCGCAAATGATGGGCATTGCATAAGCTATGCGTACAACCATAGCGGGCATAGCTCTTCCAACCATCATGAATACTCGTGCCCGTAAAGTTTGGCAGAATATCCATTTCGTCCATCGCTGCTGTGCCGCGTTTGGCATGGACAAAGTAGTAGGTTAATCCACTCGTACAAGCGACATGCAGCCACCACAACTTGCTGTTGACTCGCAACCCCGTCTCGTCAAAATGTCCCACAGCTGCTTGCTCAATAGCGTCTTTGATCTGGGCTTCAATCGGTTCTAATTGCTGGGCACAGGTTGTACGGGTGTTGCACAGGGTTCCTTCAGAAACCTGACAACCCAAGAGGTCTTTAAGCAGTTCACGGGTGCGCTCAAACGGCAACAGTTGAGCCTCCATCAAATACACCATCAAGCCTTTGAGATTACTGCCATACTGAACCACATTGGTGACATCGCTGGGGAATTTACCCCGGTTCAAGGTTTGACAGTGCTCACAATATTTGACTTCTGCTTGATGCTCGATGACCTGTAATGACAAGGAGGGCAGCTCATGAACCTGGCGCAGTTCATACTCAAGGACGGCGACCTCTGTTAACGAGGCACCACAGCCTTGACATTGAGTGACTGGATGTAACACTACGGCATCGACGGTTTCACGCCATTCCAAGGTACTACCGGGATGGCCTTTTTGACCCCCACTTTTACGCTTACTCTTACCCCGTAGACTTTTGGTCCGCTTCCCAAAGCCATCGCTTGAGGGTGGTTTACTACTGTTCCGACTATCTTTGCCAAGATGCTCTTCTAGTCGCTCTATCCGTTTAATAAGAAGGGTGACCAGCTCAACAACTGCATCCTCTCCTTGATGGTAGATTGCTCGAATATCAGATTCACTAATTTTCTGGTCAGAGACT
The genomic region above belongs to Acaryochloris sp. CCMEE 5410 and contains:
- a CDS encoding ISAs1 family transposase (programmed frameshift), whose product is MSHLIDTLKQVPDFRSAHGRIHPLWLLLLLMVMGMLAGYQGYRPLETFVSDYRQPLSELLGLESLEVPSHCTFRRVMKGLDFQALSHQFEAWMLSKAQTHSPDNYAASIDGKRIRQGLTDAKGKQRFVGLVSLFAVEAGITLKLEALTQEDNSEIKVVQALLETLQLDGLLITMDALHAQKTLEKIVASGNDYLVAVKSNQGRLYDHLQTYFECLKPMAEHIHSAQSRGRDEHRCIQVYEPVGIALQEWEAIRSVLCVQRWGTKQGKEYHNTAYYISSAATSPQHWQSLVREHWGIENRLHWPKDVVFGEDDYRLEDEQALLNWSVLRTIGINILRLNDYQSLKTAMTKLANRVDIIFSLLT
- the tnpC gene encoding IS66 family transposase; this translates as MNKKVSDQKISESDIRAIYHQGEDAVVELVTLLIKRIERLEEHLGKDSRNSSKPPSSDGFGKRTKSLRGKSKRKSGGQKGHPGSTLEWRETVDAVVLHPVTQCQGCGASLTEVAVLEYELRQVHELPSLSLQVIEHQAEVKYCEHCQTLNRGKFPSDVTNVVQYGSNLKGLMVYLMEAQLLPFERTRELLKDLLGCQVSEGTLCNTRTTCAQQLEPIEAQIKDAIEQAAVGHFDETGLRVNSKLWWLHVACTSGLTYYFVHAKRGTAAMDEMDILPNFTGTSIHDGWKSYARYGCTHSLCNAHHLRELRFIVERYKQPWAEEMISLLLDIKAEVERAKAEHLSVLDARQVEAFEQRYRQVLADGFKHNPMPTVDENAPKKRGKQKQSTPKNLLDRLRKHQAAVLAFMYDFQVPFDNNQARAVLS